The Procambarus clarkii isolate CNS0578487 chromosome 39, FALCON_Pclarkii_2.0, whole genome shotgun sequence genome window below encodes:
- the LOC138372656 gene encoding uncharacterized protein yields MVCSPGDTIFLEDDIVADTIFLQDDIVADTIFLLDDIVADTIFLEDDIVADTIFLQDDIVADTIFLLDDIVTDAIFLQDDIVTDTIFLQDAIVADTIFLEDDIVADTIFLQDDIVTDTIFLQDDIVADTIFLEDDIVADTIFLQDDIVTDTIFLQDAIVADTIFLEDDIVADTIFLQDAIVADTIFLEDDIVADTIFLQDDIVTDTIFLEDAIVADTIFLEDDIVADTIFLQDDIVADTIFLEDDIVADTIFLQDDIVTDTIFLQDDIVTDTIFLEDDIVADTIFLQDDIVTDTIFLQDAIVADTIFLQDDIVADTIFFQDDIVADAIFLEDDIVADTIFLQDDIVADTIFLQDDIVADTIFFQDDIVADTIFFQDAIVADTIFLQDDIVADTIFLQDAIVADTIFLQDAIVADTIFLQDAIVADTIFIQDAIATDT; encoded by the coding sequence ATGGTGTGTTCTCCAGGTGACACCATATTCTTAGAGGATGATATCGTGGCTGACACCATATTCTTACAGGATGATATCGTGGCTGACACCATATTCTTACTGGATGATATCGTGGCTGACACCATATTCTTAGAGGATGATATCGTGGCTGACACCATATTCTTACAAGATGATATCGTGGCTGACACCATATTCTTACTGGATGATATCGTGACTGACGCCATATTCTTACAGGATGATATCGTGACTGACACCATATTCTTACAGGATGCTATCGTGGCTGACACCATATTCTTAGAGGATGATATCGTGGCTGACACCATATTCTTACAGGATGATATCGTGACTGACACCATATTCTTACAGGATGATATCGTGGCTGACACCATATTCTTAGAGGATGATATCGTGGCTGACACCATATTCTTACAGGATGATATCGTGACTGACACCATATTCTTACAGGATGCTATCGTGGCTGACACCATATTCTTAGAGGATGATATCGTGGCTGACACCATATTCTTACAGGATGCTATCGTGGCTGACACCATATTCTTAGAGGATGATATCGTGGCTGACACCATATTCTTACAGGATGATATCGTGACTGACACCATATTCTTAGAGGATGCTATCGTAGCTGACACCATATTCTTAGAGGATGATATCGTGGCTGACACCATATTCTTACAGGATGATATCGTGGCTGACACCATATTCTTAGAGGATGATATCGTGGCTGACACCATATTCTTACAGGATGATATCGTGACTGACACCATATTCTTACAGGATGATATCGTGACTGACACCATATTCTTAGAGGATGATATCGTGGCTGACACCATATTCTTACAGGATGATATCGTGACTGACACCATATTCTTACAGGATGCTATCGTGGCTGACACCATATTCTTACAGGATGATATCGTGGCTGACACCATATTCTTTCAGGATGATATCGTGGCTGACGCCATATTCTTAGAGGATGATATCGTCGCTGACACCATATTCTTACAGGATGATATCGTGGCTGACACCATATTCTTACAGGATGATATCGTGGCTGACACCATATTCTTTCAGGATGATATCGTGGCTGATACCATATTCTTTCAGGATGCTATCGTGGCTGACACCATATTCTTACAGGATGATATCGTGGCTGACACCATATTCTTACAGGACGCTATCGTGGCTGACACCATATTCTTACAGGACGCTATCGTGGCTGACACCATATTCTTACAGGACGCTATCGTGGCTGACACCATATTTATACAGGATGCTATCGCGACTGACACTTAA
- the LOC123753556 gene encoding probable inactive protein kinase DDB_G0270444, with the protein MVNERVKEVINERVKEMINERVKEKINERVKEMINERVKEKINERVKEVINERVKEMINERVKEKINERVKEMINERVKEVINERVKEMINERVKEKINERVKEMINERVKEKINERVKEVINERVKEVINERVKEVINERVKEKINERVKEVINERVKEKINERVKEKINERVKEKINERVKEMINERVKEKINERVKEKINERVKEVINERVKEKINERVKEKINERVKEMINERVKEKINERVKEMINERVKEKINDRVKEKINERVKEKINERVKEKINYRLMSVNNRINDRFNDTA; encoded by the coding sequence ATGGTTAACGAACGTGTTAAGGAGGTGATTAACGAACGTGTTAAGGAGATGATTAACGAACGTGTTAAGGAGAAGATTAACGAACGTGTTAAGGAGATGATTAACGAACGTGTTAAGGAGAAGATTAACGAACGTGTTAAGGAGGTGATTAACGAACGTGTTAAGGAGATGATTAACGAACGTGTTAAGGAGAAGATTAACGAACGTGTTAAGGAGATGATTAACGAACGTGTTAAGGAGGTGATTAACGAACGTGTTAAGGAGATGATTAACGAACGTGTTAAGGAGAAGATTAACGAACGTGTTAAGGAGATGATTAACGAACGTGTTAAGGAGAAGATTAACGAACGTGTTAAGGAGGTGATTAACGAACGTGTTAAGGAGGTGATTAACGAACGTGTTAAGGAGGTGATTAACGAACGTGTTAAGGAGAAGATTAACGAACGTGTTAAGGAGGTGATTAACGAACGTGTTAAGGAGAAGATTAACGAACGTGTTAAGGAGAAGATTAACGAACGTGTTAAGGAGAAGATTAACGAACGTGTTAAGGAGATGATTAACGAACGTGTTAAGGAGAAGATTAACGAACGTGTTAAGGAGAAAATTAACGAACGTGTTAAGGAGGTGATTAACGAACGTGTTAAGGAGAAGATTAACGAACGTGTTAAGGAGAAAATTAACGAACGTGTTAAGGAGATGATTAACGAACGTGTTAAGGAGAAGATTAACGAACGTGTTAAGGAGATGATTAACGAACGTGTTAAGGAGAAGATTAACGATCGTGTTAAGGAGAAGATTAACGAACGTGTTAAGGAGAAGATTAACGAACGTGTTAAGGAGAAGATTAACTATCGATTAATGAGTGTTAACAACAGAATTAACGATAGGTTTAACGATACAGCTTAA
- the LOC138372657 gene encoding protein rtoA-like: protein MPRPMINQPYGNGNPLSLARIDLEIEICHKKIISNGSNISNNGSNISSNGSNISNNGSNISSNGSNISSNGSNISSNGSNISNNGSNISSNGSNISSNGSNISSNGSNISSNGSNISSNGSNISSNGSNISSNGSNISSNGSNISCNGSNISSNGSNISSNGSNISSNGSNISSNGSNISSNGSNISSNGSNISSNGSNISSNGSNISSNGSNISSNGSNISSNGSNISSNGSNISNNGSRIRISRR, encoded by the coding sequence ATGCCTCGGCCCATGATTAATCAGCCCTATGGAAATGGTAACCCTCTCAGCCTCGCTCGAATCGACCTCGAAATTGAAATCTGCCATAAAAAAATCATTAGTAATGGTAGTAATATCAGTAACAATGGTAGTAATATCAGTAGTAATGGTAGTAATATCAGTAACAATGGTAGTAATATCAGTAGTAATGGTAGTAATATCAGTAGTAATGGTAGTAATATCAGTAGTAATGGTAGTAATATCAGTAACAATGGTAGTAATATCAGTAGTAATGGTAGTAATATCAGTAGTAATGGTAGTAATATCAGTAGTAATGGTAGTAATATCAGTAGTAATGGTAGTAATATCAGTAGTAATGGGAGTAATATCAGTAGTAATGGGAGTAATATCAGTAGTAATGGTAGTAATATCAGTAGTAATGGTAGTAATATCAGTTGCAATGGGAGTAATATCAGTAGTAATGGTAGTAATATCAGTAGTAATGGGAGTAATATCAGTAGTAATGGTAGTAATATCAGTAGTAATGGTAGTAATATCAGTAGTAATGGTAGTAATATCAGTAGTAATGGTAGTAATATCAGTAGTAATGGGAGTAATATCAGTAGTAATGGTAGTAATATCAGTAGTAATGGGAGTAATATCAGTAGTAATGGTAGTAATATCAGTAGTAATGGTAGTAATATCAGTAGTAATGGTAGTAATATCAGTAACAATGGTAGTCGTATCAGAATCAGTCGTAGATAA